Genomic window (Pongo abelii isolate AG06213 chromosome 4, NHGRI_mPonAbe1-v2.0_pri, whole genome shotgun sequence):
TGCCAGGATAAACTTTTTAAGTGTAGATCTCTCTTGATATAGCAACCAAccaactaaacaacaacaacaaaaacaaaatcagattttTCAGAGATACTCAATTCTCAACAAAAGTGATCTTAAGCAGGCAACATACCTGGAAGTTACCGTGCTCTTTTTAGAATACCATATTGTTTGTAAaacatcattatataatgacatctTGAAATGTGTCATAGGAATGAACAAAAATTTTCCTAGAAGATACTGTGTTTTGTTTGTGCAATAGAAAGTTACAATTTTGAGCACAAATATCTATGTAAAATACAATCTTTCAAACTAAGTAAAATTGGTTGTTTAtgaatttttctcttaattttaatatacttgTTCATTTACTTGTTATCAATTGGCCTGCAAACAAGTTGTACCAAGCacaggatattaaaaaaaaaaaaaaaaaaaaacataaataagggaaaaaaaatctcagaatgaGAAATTTGTATCAGGTTAAATTCATCTGCGTACTGGGAAAAGACCAACATAATTCTAGTTTATTAAGGAATGCAGTAACACAGCTGACAGAACAACTATGTTTCATGGAAATATACTTAAATACTATTGGGCTGCTGAATAAAATCTGAACTCTTCATTCTTGTATTGAATAATGATTGTGAATACTAGTTGAGTACCTAGTATGTACCAGATATTATGCTATcaaacattaaatgaaaaataccccataatttttcttattttacaatgggagaaactgagacacagagtaaTTGATTTGACCAAAATTCACATGATTATAAACAACAGAGCTGGATATTGAACTCCGGCAGTCTAGTAGCAGAGATAGATTATTAACTGCCACATTATTATATTCTCCTAATTAATACCATGATTTGATTCTAGCTTCTTAATCAACTATTGCTAGAATAATGTGGCATAACCAATAACCACAGAAATATCAGTGGCATACAgcaaataagcatttatttttcacGTCTTTGGTCAAGCTGGGGTTGACTAACTTAAGCTAACCTTGGCTGCATTTGGTGCCAGGCTATAGGTTTAGCTATAGTTTACGCCAGATATCCCAGTCTACTAGGATCAGAGGGCTATCTGGGTCATATTCTTTTCAAGGTTAGGGCCAGAACTTACTGTGCAGAGAGGGCAGGCAAGTGGAAGGGGGGAAAGGAATAATGAGAGATGTAGGtgtgtatatgcgtgtgtgtgtgtgtgtttctggctctctctctgtatatatctatctgtatctGTCTCTGTTTTAGCAATGAAAACAATAACTTACTCAAAAGACCCACGTATACCCTTGACAGGCATCTCATTGGTGAGAGGTACATCATGCGGCCACTTCTAGTTATCTGCACAAATTGAAGTTCCATATTACCGAAGTCAAACAGGCAAGACATTATTGAAGACTACTGCTGTTGGGAAAGGGGATAAAACTCTCCTAATCTCAActcctctaaaagaaaaaaaggagtggaGAGTTATTAAGAGCTATTTTGGAAGATCACCGGCCACCAGAGTTTGCTGATTGactttacccaaaggaaaagtaaATTTTCTCCTCCATGACAGGAGGTGGTTTTACAACTTGAAGGGAGAAGCCTACAACAGTTAGGCTCCCATCCTCTCAAACAAAATAAGAGATGGCCCACTATCTTCCTTgctgattacatttcaaaggcaTGATGGCTTTCCACACCCTTGAGATAGTTTTCAATTACAAAACTGGccagaagctttaaaaaatatttacatctgaaaagggaagagaaataaCTTACAATGgtaaagttttctaaagtaatttttttaaatatactttaagttctagggtacatgtgcacaacgtgcaggtttgttacatatgtatacatgtgccatgttgctgtgctgcacccattaactcgtcatttacattaggtatatctcctaatgttatccctcctcccttccccccactccacgacaggccccggtgtgtgatgttccccgtcctgtgtccaagtgttctcattgttcaattcctacctatgagtgagaacatgcggtgtttggttttctgtccttctgatagtttgctcagaatgatggtttccagcttcatccatgtccctacaaaggacatgaactcattacaaGCAAATGCTTTTTAGAAAGGGAGGTCAGGGACCCATAGGCAGGGAAAAAGCCTGCTTAAAGCTTGTAATCAAGTTAAGGAAAACTAAGCCCTTCTGGCTTACAGATTAAATGTGTTATTGCAGTTTGACACAAATGAATTCAGATTATGAGTTTCCAATCTCTCAGGGCTCCTGCATGAGAGAGTTGCTGTACATTTTACACAATCTCTTTTTGTCTACTTACTTTCTTAATACGCATCCTTGACCGCTCCTCACTAACAGTGAAAAGAGCAAAGCTTCCAGAACGCTCACGTCCTCGCTTTTTACACAAGTGCGCGTGCGCACTGGGCGCTAGGCCTCTGACGTCACCAAGTGCATCCCGCCGCTACAAGTTAGCAACCGAAGGCGTCCTTAGCAGCAGTGGCCGCTGAGATGTACGAACTTCCGGTTCTCCAGGCAGCTGCCACTGCTGTAGCCTCCGCCACCTGCCACGACCGGGCCTCTCCCTGGCGTTTGGTCACCTCTGCTGCATTCTCCACCGCGCCTATGGTCCCTCTTGGAGCCAGCGTGGCGGGCCCGGCGGCTCCCGGGTGGTGAGAGAGCGGTCCGGGAACGATGAAGGCCTTGCAGTGCTGCTGCTGTCTCAGCCACCTCTTGGCTTCCGTCCTCCTCCTGCTGTTGCTGCCTGAACTAAGCGGGCCCCTGGCAGTCCTGCTGCAGGCAGCCGAGGCCGCGCCAGGTCCTGGGCCTCCTGACCCTAGACCACGGACATTGCCGCCGCTGCCACCGGGCCCTACCCTTGCCCAGCAGCCGGGCCGTGGTCTGGCTGAAGCTGCGGGGCCGCGGGGCTCCGAGGGAGGCAATGGCAGCAGCCCTGTGGCCGGGCTTGAGGCGGACGATCACGGAGGGAAGGCCGGGGAAGGCTCGGTGGGTGGCGGCCTTGCTGTGAGCCCCAACCCTGGCGACAAGCCCATGACCCAGCGGGCCCTAACCGTGTTGATGGTGGTGAGCGGCGCGGTGCTGGTGTACTTCGTGGTCAGGACGGTCAGGTGAGGCAAAGCCTCGGTGGGGCACCCCCGTGGGCCTGAGATACGCAGGCCGGTGATCTCCAGCAAGGCTGACTTCTGTgaccctttcccctttccccagcATTAGGGACTCCTGCTTAAGAATATGACATTGAC
Coding sequences:
- the FAM174A gene encoding membrane protein FAM174A isoform X1, yielding MKALQCCCCLSHLLASVLLLLLLPELSGPLAVLLQAAEAAPGPGPPDPRPRTLPPLPPGPTLAQQPGRGLAEAAGPRGSEGGNGSSPVAGLEADDHGGKAGEGSVGGGLAVSPNPGDKPMTQRALTVLMVVSGAVLVYFVVRTVRMRRRNRKTRRYGVLDTNIENMELTPLEQDDEDDDNTLFDANHPRR
- the FAM174A gene encoding membrane protein FAM174A isoform X2, which gives rise to MKALQCCCCLSHLLASVLLLLLLPELSGPLAVLLQAAEAAPGPGPPDPRPRTLPPLPPGPTLAQQPGRGLAEAAGPRGSEGGNGSSPVAGLEADDHGGKAGEGSVGGGLAVSPNPGDKPMTQRALTVLMVVSGAVLVYFVVRTVRRRKVLPYYQCFLVLPFNLPPKWQRITFLKS